Below is a genomic region from Spartinivicinus marinus.
TATTGCAGTTGATACTCCAGATGGCTTACTAGTACCCGTCATTCGCGATGCAGATAAAAAAGGCTTAGTCGAACTTGCTAAAGAAACGATTGAGCTGGCAGGCAAAGCCAAAGACAAAAAGCTGTCTCCCGCAGAAATGCAAGGCGCTTGTTTTACAATTTCCAGCTTGGGAAGCATTGGCGGCACCGCCTTTACCCCTATCGTTAATACACCAGAAGTGGGTATTTTAGGGGTTTCCAAATCGTCCATGAAACCGGTTTGGAATGGTAAAGAGTTTGAACCACGCCTAATGTTGCCTTTATGTTTGTCATACGACCATAGAGCAATCAATGGCGCGGACGCAGCACGCTTTACAGCCATCTTAAGTGATTTATTAAGCGATATACGGCAGTTATTGCTATAAACTTATAAAATGCTTACCCTACAAAAAAGCCCCAAATTTGGGGCTTTTTTCATTTAAAGACAAAAGATTCACACCCAACAATATAATCTACATACCCACAGCGAAGGGTATATTTATTTCCAATCCCAACTTTGAATAGGATGCCCAAACAGCGAACTCCAAACGCCAACTTTAACACCTGCGCTGCGACCCCATGCAGTTAATAATAAGTTATCACCAGCTACGCTAACTACCCGCTGACCTTCCATTTTCCATTTCTGGCCTTTACCACTACCACAGCTTTTTAATACAGCACGATCACCCCGACTAGCTATATCACTTACAGATAAACAATTGCCTGATTTATGCTTTAATCGCCCCTGGTCATCATGCTGCCAATATTGCTTATTATTAGTAGCGCAATTAGCCAACTCCGCTTGATTAGCACTATTCACTGACAAACAATAACCAGTAACTGATTTTAATTGCTTATAATCACCTGGCCCAGGTCCTGGGTCAGAGCCTGCGGCTTTAGCCATTTCCACAGCAAAAGATGTTGCCATTTTGGCAAATTTATAAGCATGGTTCGCATTGTTACCCGATTTACTAATGGTATCACCTGTAGTATGAATAGCTTGATTATGCTTACCAAATGGTGCTTCTGATGGCATAGTGGCTGGAAAACCTTGGTTATGCCAAGAAGCATGATCAGAACAGGCATAACCACATTGAGTAGTACCAATATTTAGTTCAGGCGCATAAAAATTAGCGACCTCTTTGAAAAAGTTATTCTGTGCACTATTGGTATAATCAGTTATGATTGCCGCATCAACTGCATCTCCTTGATAATTGGTCATATCCAATTGCAATACACCCACAACATTTTTACCTTGGTTTTTATGAGCTTTGGCAATTTCTTGAGAACCTTTTAAGCCTACCTCTTCTGCCGCATATCCCATAAATTTCAAGGTACGACTTGGCTTATAGTCATTTTTCATTAAGACTCGAATCACTTCCGTGATAGTTGATATACCTGATGCATTATCGTCAGCTCCTGGCGCACGAGCATTAATTCGATCGCTACTGTATTGGTTAATCGAATCTAAGTGTCCACCAATAACAACAATTTCATCGGCTAACTCATTACCTTGAATAGTCATTACCACTGAGTCTTGATTCCAACTATTGTGGTTATACAACTCAACGGACACATCGGAGCGACCTGCACTTAGCTCAGCCCATTTATCATGAATACGCTTCGCAGCAGTCACTCCTGTATTACTTCGATAATAGCGGTTATTAAAGTTGGATAACTCAATAATGAAACTTCTGATTTCAGATTCTTTAATTTGAGGCAATAAAGGATTAACAACATCCTGTTGGTCAATTTTATAGTCAATCAATGTTTGAGGTCTATTATCCATAAAAGCTTGAATAGATGTATAAGCTGCTTGCTCGCTTTCATGAACCATATAACCACCACAACGCCTAAATTGCTTATGCATATACATACTTAATAGTGGCAAATGTTTTTCCTGCACTTTCACTAAGCTCACTTTATCATTAGCTAAATCAAATGATTTTCTTTCTTGCATTAAGCCGGGCATTTGCTGTTTTAATAAGTCGTAACCATCTTTCCCAATAGTTACCCACACTTTTTCATTGGCTTGTGTAAAACTAGCAGCCGTTAAGGCACTAGCTAAACCTGTTAGCAATAAAAGCTTTTTCATTGGCTCACCTTCCATGTGAAATAGAATTGATAAAAAATTTACTTTATTTTTTATAATTATTATTAAACAAAAGCAACTTACTGATTACACCAGCAAGTCGCTTTATACAACTAAAATTAAGTGTAGCTGGTTATACCCCTCACGAATGGTTTTTACTTTTTCCAACTCCATTGCTGGATTGGATGATTATTAAGTGAAGTCCAAACACCTACCCTTGCTCCATTTCGAGTTCCCCAGCTAGTCAGCCGTAAACTTGAATCCTTACCATTTTGAATAACATTACCATTAAACTGCCAACGCTGATAATCTTGCGCGTTACATTGGCTTAATGCAACTCGACTTCCTCGTTTAGGATCAGCCCCCGCTGATAAGCATACATTACTGGTAGATTTAACTATTAAGCGACCTTTGTCATCAAGCAGCCACTGCTGATTATCGACATTCTTACAAACTGATACAGATACTGAGCCCCCACCAGCTGTCAAGCAATAGCTAGTACCGGACCGTATAGGTTTATATTTGCCAGTGGGGTCAGGTGGCTCAACCTTACAACTATCACCTAAGCCAACTACTTTAAAAGCCGCTTTTACATCTGTAGCGGAATACCCTTTTTGTTTTGCTGCTTTCATTACATCACAAGCACCTTGTTCAAAAGTAGAATTTTTCTGCCAAAAAACCTGATTAGATAACACCATTACATCAAAAGCTTTACGAACACCCCACCCTTTCACTTCTGCCAACTGGTAAAAGGCTTTATTAAATATACCACTGGAGTGGTGCACATCCATTCCATTTCGATAGTTTTTAATATGCTCAATAGAGCCTCGGTGTTTACTTGGGTTAGGAAAGCTACGAATGCCTTTACCACTCTTCGTAATATCTGCTCCAACAATCCAGTCTACTTTGCCTCTCATGAAAAACTCTGCAGCTTCACCAGCCATATCTGAAAAAGCTTCATTCATTCCACCTGATTGATTACGATAAACCAAGTTTGAATTAAATTGAGTAAAACCATGACTCACTTCATGGGAAACTACATCTAGTCCAGTCAGCGGGTAGAAGGTATTACGCCCATCACCAAAAGTCATTGAACTACCATTCCAGAAAGCATTCTCGTAATTTCTACTGTAATGAACCCTTAACGTTAATTTTGTTTTTAATGGTTTAACTCCATACCAGTCCTTATATAATTTAAATACAACGCCACCAAAAAAATGAGCATCATTTAAAGGAGAATAAGCACCATTTATTTCTTTTGTAGTATTTTCTGGGCAGTTAAACTTATGAACAGAACCACCACTGGTTGCATGATTTAGGTTTATTGTTTTAACATATACATTTTCCATTCGACACTGATCATCAACATCTAAATTATCAAAATCCTTACCATAATAGTATTTACCAGTATCTCTATTTCCTCCTGGCCCTGTTGCTTTTTTACCGTGAGCCAAACCTTCCCAGTGATCGATCACTTCTCCCGTGCGAGCATCAATTATAAAAAAAGGTCGGGATGGAAAGCCTAATGCATCTGTATAGTATGAAACCTCATAAACCAGTTTTGGCTCATCATCTTCAAGGTAGATAAATAATGCTTGTTGCTGATTTTCAAGCTTTAAATCTGATAAATGACTGATTCCCATATACTGCTTAGCAATAAACTTTATTTGAGACTTATCTAAGTTGGGACGCAAATTTAAAGACAAGTCATCTAAGCCCTTCACTTGAAAACCAGAAAAACTCTCATATGCTCCATTTGCAGAACGAATTAATGTAAGAGTTAATCCCCAGATTGGAGTGTTATGATATTGTTGTTGAAAACGACTAATCGACTTTCCAGATTTAAGCAAAACATGATTTATCACTTTCACTTGTTCATTCTTAGACATACCCAATACAGTGGTAATTTGTTGATTTTGTGATAAGTCAATTTTTTTATTTAATTCAAAGTTTGTTAAGTCGACTTTTTCAACTGCAGAACTTATGTTTACCGTCAATACACTTATTGAAATAGCACTGAGGTGAAATAACTTCAAAGATTTCAAACTATCCATATGTCACTCCTTAACATATTTTAGCTGACAGATAGATTGAATTTTAGCCTACCACCATAAAGCCACTATCGCGACAGTTTTCGCATGAGAGCATCATCAAAAAAAACACTAAACACAAATCACAAAAAAACTTACCTTCATGATTTAGTCATAAAAAAAGCGGCCAATAGCCGCTTTTTTTATTCTATTAATACAACTTTTATTTCACAACTTTTATATTATCAATATTAAACTCTACACCCCGGTCTGGACCAATAACCACCAGTTTAGCATCAACAAACTGAGATCCTTTAGCATTAAGCGTACCAGATAAAGTAAACCACTGACTATGAGTCACTTCTTTACGAGCAATACGATGCCAGTAGTTACGACGAGGGTTGTTTTTGTCTGTATACAGCAGGTATAGAGAAACTGGTTGAGCTGTACCACGGTAATTATCCAGCTTCACATCGGCTGAAACTTGATAAGACTTGTTCGCTTCAACATGCCCCGTAACATCCACACCAGGCCCATAATACCAAGCATTACGATTATAACTTCTTAGGCTATAACGACCTTTAGATGCATGGTAGCTTGTTCTATAAAAGCCACTATCTAAGCTAATTGCCTCATAATTCCAATTTTCAAAGCTTTCTTCAAATGCAATTGGATTATTAGGTGTAACTGGCTTGGTAACTTCTACCAGTTTAAATTCATCAATAATAAAGTCACGATTTGCTTGTGGACCGTAAGCAAATAATTTTAGCTTCTCAACAACAGCTCTTGACTTTAACTTGAACTTTTTCTTTAGCGTGGTGAACTCTTTATTGGTAACAGAGGCATCAGCTAAATACTGAAAGCTCTGACCACCATTAATTTCAAGGGTAATTTGTGCATCATCCCGAATAGTATATCGCTCATCACCAACCAGTTTGATTTTTGCACTTACTTCATACTCATAGCCTTTTTTAACTTTATCAGTCACATCCTGCATAGGACCTGAATAAAAATATGGTCTATTTCTAACCTGTAACCGATAATCTTGACCACAGCTTGTAACTTTAGAAATTTGTTCTAAGTAACCTCCATGCCTAAACATAGACCAATCACTTACTTCGTTAAAATCTCCTTGTGATAATAAGTTTTTCTCCATATGAGGCTTCTTACAAAGCTCTGGCGTAGTTGGTTGAGTTGTTCCTGTTCCATTACCAGAGCCAGGATTGGTTTCACCTGGATTAGTTTCACCCGGATCAGTCTCCAATGGATGCTTAATTGGCATAAACTCAGAAATTTGCTTAGCCAGTTTGTTTAGGTTTTCAGAAGAGTCAGCACCATTGTATGACGTTTTTTCCACACCACATGCACGTCCATTACATTTGTACAGACCAGGGTTGGAAAATTGCTGTAGGCCAGTTGCTCTAAATACATAGGGATACGCCATCACGGTAGTGAAGTTACCTTGTTCACCATAGCCACGACCCCACTTATATACACCACCCACACTCTTTTGTTTTAATGAGTGGCCTAGCCCCATGTTATGGCCTAACTCATGAACAAACGTATTATAACCACAATCAACACCTACTAAATTATAAGCTTGAGAGCTGGCACCATAATAGAATTTCCCTTCTGAGTTATATCGAGAAACATAGCCTTGTGGCACATAGCCTATTCCACAAGTAATATAACCATCATTAGTGCGCTCTGCTAAGTTAACTAATGTAACAATATCAGCACCGTGCTCT
It encodes:
- a CDS encoding carbohydrate binding domain-containing protein produces the protein MKVFGKFVLTSSSLLTAAVISINTAYANTQETIVDVMVLYTDAATKTYKGRDIDARIASYISYANKAYANSSINLKLRLVHSEKLKTNYYQTVNGYNLDGFRADSYVQKLRKEHGADIVTLVNLAERTNDGYITCGIGYVPQGYVSRYNSEGKFYYGASSQAYNLVGVDCGYNTFVHELGHNMGLGHSLKQKSVGGVYKWGRGYGEQGNFTTVMAYPYVFRATGLQQFSNPGLYKCNGRACGVEKTSYNGADSSENLNKLAKQISEFMPIKHPLETDPGETNPGETNPGSGNGTGTTQPTTPELCKKPHMEKNLLSQGDFNEVSDWSMFRHGGYLEQISKVTSCGQDYRLQVRNRPYFYSGPMQDVTDKVKKGYEYEVSAKIKLVGDERYTIRDDAQITLEINGGQSFQYLADASVTNKEFTTLKKKFKLKSRAVVEKLKLFAYGPQANRDFIIDEFKLVEVTKPVTPNNPIAFEESFENWNYEAISLDSGFYRTSYHASKGRYSLRSYNRNAWYYGPGVDVTGHVEANKSYQVSADVKLDNYRGTAQPVSLYLLYTDKNNPRRNYWHRIARKEVTHSQWFTLSGTLNAKGSQFVDAKLVVIGPDRGVEFNIDNIKVVK
- a CDS encoding M4 family metallopeptidase, with product MDSLKSLKLFHLSAISISVLTVNISSAVEKVDLTNFELNKKIDLSQNQQITTVLGMSKNEQVKVINHVLLKSGKSISRFQQQYHNTPIWGLTLTLIRSANGAYESFSGFQVKGLDDLSLNLRPNLDKSQIKFIAKQYMGISHLSDLKLENQQQALFIYLEDDEPKLVYEVSYYTDALGFPSRPFFIIDARTGEVIDHWEGLAHGKKATGPGGNRDTGKYYYGKDFDNLDVDDQCRMENVYVKTINLNHATSGGSVHKFNCPENTTKEINGAYSPLNDAHFFGGVVFKLYKDWYGVKPLKTKLTLRVHYSRNYENAFWNGSSMTFGDGRNTFYPLTGLDVVSHEVSHGFTQFNSNLVYRNQSGGMNEAFSDMAGEAAEFFMRGKVDWIVGADITKSGKGIRSFPNPSKHRGSIEHIKNYRNGMDVHHSSGIFNKAFYQLAEVKGWGVRKAFDVMVLSNQVFWQKNSTFEQGACDVMKAAKQKGYSATDVKAAFKVVGLGDSCKVEPPDPTGKYKPIRSGTSYCLTAGGGSVSVSVCKNVDNQQWLLDDKGRLIVKSTSNVCLSAGADPKRGSRVALSQCNAQDYQRWQFNGNVIQNGKDSSLRLTSWGTRNGARVGVWTSLNNHPIQQWSWKK
- a CDS encoding M20/M25/M40 family metallo-hydrolase; translation: MKKLLLLTGLASALTAASFTQANEKVWVTIGKDGYDLLKQQMPGLMQERKSFDLANDKVSLVKVQEKHLPLLSMYMHKQFRRCGGYMVHESEQAAYTSIQAFMDNRPQTLIDYKIDQQDVVNPLLPQIKESEIRSFIIELSNFNNRYYRSNTGVTAAKRIHDKWAELSAGRSDVSVELYNHNSWNQDSVVMTIQGNELADEIVVIGGHLDSINQYSSDRINARAPGADDNASGISTITEVIRVLMKNDYKPSRTLKFMGYAAEEVGLKGSQEIAKAHKNQGKNVVGVLQLDMTNYQGDAVDAAIITDYTNSAQNNFFKEVANFYAPELNIGTTQCGYACSDHASWHNQGFPATMPSEAPFGKHNQAIHTTGDTISKSGNNANHAYKFAKMATSFAVEMAKAAGSDPGPGPGDYKQLKSVTGYCLSVNSANQAELANCATNNKQYWQHDDQGRLKHKSGNCLSVSDIASRGDRAVLKSCGSGKGQKWKMEGQRVVSVAGDNLLLTAWGRSAGVKVGVWSSLFGHPIQSWDWK